TCATTGAAACATACGGAAAAAAAGGAACTCAAAAGCGTGATAAGTATGACGCTGATTCACTTGCATTCCGACTTGGAGTAATGTTAAAAGAGGCTCGGAAAGAGGCTAACTTAACACAAGAAGAACTTGCTGAAAGAACCGGAACAAAAAAGAGCTACATTTCCCGAATTGAACGTGGATTGAGCGATATTCAAGTTTCCACTTATTACAAACTGATTGAACTTGGACTTGGAAAAAATCTGAACATTGAAATAGCATAACGCAGAAAGTACTGTGGGCAACAATGTATATAAAAAATAGCGCGAGCAGTTGCAAACACAAAGGTTCGGGCACTTTTTCGAAGTCACCAAATTTTTAAATTTGGCTATTTGAGAAAAAAAAATAAATAAAAAAATTTAAAAATTCGGCTTGTGTTCAACCGAATGAATAGCGCACTTTTTCAGCGCTACTTTTCATATACTCGACCGTTGTGGTGCATTTCCCAAAACGAACGCTAACATCAAAAACTGACTAAAACCGAACCGAAATTTTAATGAATTTTTCACGACATTGTGATTTATGCGAAAACCAAATAACGAGTCTTGAAAACGGATTGACTTGTAATTTGACCAATAAAAAACCTGATTTTGACAATACTTGTTCAAAAATTACACTTGACAAAAGATTTCAAGAAAAGCTAGAAATTGCTAATCTCGAATTGGAAATAAAACGCAGAAATAAAAAATCAACACATTTGACTTTTTACTCGAATATAATTATTGGTTTTTCATTAATAATTGGCGGATATTTATTTTCTAGTTGGACTATATACAGCCTTTTTCTTTGGACTGTGAAAATTGGAATAATTGCAAGTGGATTTACATTCCTCGGAGTTGCTTACTCGAAACTGAAAAGATTTAGGAAAAAATATAAAAAAGCAGAATGGGAAAAAAGTAAAATAGATGAAGTATTAAAAAAATATGGAATTGAATACTTTACAATTTTTGATTTTAAAGAAAAAATTCACGGAACTCAAGAAGTGATTGTAAATTTAGAATTTAAAAATTGGACGAAAAAACAAACAACAAATACATATAAATTTGATTATTAATAAAAGTAAAAAAACGACACCACAACAACGTATATAATCCATTGCTAGTGAGAGCCTACTTACGAAAATCCTCGCGGATTTTCTATCTGGTTTTTATTTGCTAAATTACGTGCTAAACCACGCAACGTATCATATACAAGACCGTTGGCAACAAGCTGAAAAAACAGTGACCGAAAAAGAAAAACCATATAAAGTATTAAAATATCCACCAGCATATTTGGATGGATATTTGGCTATTAACGGTTGTCTATCTGAATACTGTATCCCAATTGAATTCTATAAAGAAAATGGAGAAAAATGGGTTTATGGATTCCAAGGAGAAATTGAAAAGGGAATTGAAATAATTGATTTAAAAGATAACAGATATTTTTTCATATCAACAAAAAACGAATTAAACACAAATTACATTGTTGACGTTGAAACAATAAATCCAATTAAGGAGATAGATTATGTTTCAGAAATTTTAAAATATAAAAACAAACTGATATTGATTTTAAGTTCCAATTCAATAGCAATAGTAAATGAACCGAATGATATAGAATACATTGAGAGTTTGTGTTGGGACGGAATAAGAAATAACCGTATTGAAAATGGAATTCTAAAAGGTCAACTTTATGACTGGAGTAATAGAGATTATGGAGATAAATACAACAAGACAAACTATGAGCTTGATTTAGAAACACTAATTATAAAAAAAGGAAAGGATTTATTACAAAAGTCAGATTCAATAAAAAAAGCAGAAATTAAGAAAACAAAAGTTGAAAACCGAAAATGGTGGGAACTATGGAAAACAGAATAAAAGCCAGTTGCCAACACCGTATATAATTTATTGCTAGTTCTAGCCTACTTACGAAAATCCTCGCGGATTTTCTATTCGGTTTTTATTTGCTAAATTACGCGCTAAACCACGCAACAAACCATATACAAACACGTTGCCAATAATTATGACGAACACCATTTTTCATAGTCCAAAATTTGAATTTAAGGGAATTTTAATTCCTGAATTTGATATGGAATCTGGAAAACTCATAAGATTATGCGTGCCGAATTTTGATTCAAAAGGAAATAGTTTAGTTCAAAGGTTCCGAAATGAGTTAATAAATCATTTCGTAAAAAATATCCCTAAAATAAAGTTGTCAAAAGAATATTCAGAAAGTAAATTTCAGAAATTTATGAAATCACTTACTGTTGAAGATTATATAACGGAAAAACTAAATGTTGACGGAACTAAAGCGAAAATGATAGCTGAATATTTAGAATTAGACTCTAAAGAGAAAGTGTATAATCTGACAATCGGAAAAAGTAAAGCATTAGCTATTAAATGCGATTTTGAAAAATATGATACTCTGATATTTGATTATTACGGAGTAAGTGCAAACGAATTTTACTATTTGGAACGAATTGTTGATGCGGAAATAAAAAAAGGAAAATGTGGAATCGTAATTGACCGACTTGAATTTAACCAGAACGATGAAATAAATAAAAATATTGAACGAATAAAAATAACTATTGGCAACAACGTGTATAATTAATGGCTGGTTCTCGCCTACTTACGAAAATCCTAGTGGATTTTCTTTTCGGCATTTATTTGCTAAATTAGGTGCTTAAACACGCCACTAATCATACACAAAACCGTTAGCAAAAATAGCCCAATCAACACGTGGGAAAAATCTTACAAACGAATTATTTTGACTTTTTAGAAAGAAAAATAAAGCCGAATTTGAATTTATTGGCTGAAAAAAGGGAGAAGATCTTTGCGGGAATCTTGTTTCGCGGGAAAAAATTTGCTTCATAAAATGGGAATGAATATCTGAACGGAAAATATGCGTGCGAATTTTTGCAAACTCTTGAAATCTGAATTACGCTGAATGAAAAACTGCACGGAACAAAATGCGTGAATTTTGTGTGACTAAAAAAATAGAGTTTAACAAGATTAGAAAAAGCGGAAAATAAATCGGAATTTTAAGCCGAATTAAAATGAAAAAAATTATATTTGAAAAGCGTGAAAGTTAATTGAAAACAAAAAGCTACATTTTGCTAACACCGTGTATATTTTATTGCTTTTGTAGTTTTTCTTGCGAAAAACCACGCAAGCGTAAAAGCTTGGTTTTTTTAAGTTATTATTAGCTAAATTCTCGCAACAAATCATACACAAACACGTTAGGTGCAATTACCAAAAAATGATAAAAGCAGATTCATTAAAAAAATTAAGTGAAAAAATTGTCCTGAATGGTCTTTTAGGCAAGTTAGAATCTATTGGTTTTAAATACTTAAAAAGCAAACAGCATTTTAAACGAACAATAGGCAATTTCGACCAAATCATATCTTTTGGAACATCTCATTCCCCACTTGAATTCAATGAGAATACGGATGAATTATATCTAAAATTTCATATTAATGCAAATATCGAATCTCCAAAGTTTGACAAATGGATTAAGAAAGAAATAAAATCACGTTCTTACTTTAGACACTTAATAGAAAATGTAAAATGTATTGAATTAGTTGATTTCAACACATTAAACAAAGATGATTTTTTTACACCTACAGAAAGTAGGAAATTCAAAAACTATATTACTTCATCTCTGATTGGAGAAGATAATGATAAAAGAATAACATTTTTAGAATTTGAAAAAAAACTAGCTGAAATTATAAAATCTTTTGACAACCTAAATACTGCAAAAGATTTATACAATAACAAAACTCAAGCATTTCGAGATTATTTAAGACTTCTAGTATTTGAAGGAGAAAATGAGCAAGCTAAAGTTGTCTATTTAGAAAAATACAATCATATTAAAAACCAAATTGACTTTGATAACACAGAAAAAGTAGAAGAAACAAAAAAGACAATACAAAGTCTTGAAAAATTCGCATCCGAAATTGAAATATTTTTCAACCTAAAGCTAGAAAACCCATTCAAAAGAGAACTTAAAAAATTAGAATCTAAAAAAGAAAAGATAAAATTATCAGCTGATTTAGGTTTTAAGGAACATTTTAGATTTGATTCAAGTCTATTAGAAGTCGACTCTTTTGACATCAACGATTTAGGAGAAGTTTTAATTATTACAGAAGAAAAAGAAGTCATAAAAATTAATGCTAATGGAAATATTAAAAATATTGGAAAATTAGAAATTAAGGATTGTTTTAAAAATAATTTAAGTAATTCAAAAGTTAAATGGATTGAAAATTCTAATACTTTTTCTTGCGACAACTATTTACTTTCAGAAAATGATGAATTAATTGAACTCATTTTTGATTTTGACAAAACTAAATTCAAAACAAATGAAATTTCGCTTTTTATAAAAGAATTAAACTTCGATAATTCTAAAAAGCAATATCATTTTTTATATTTACTTAATTACAAGCATACTTATCATTCAATATATGATGAAAAAGGTCAATTAATTTCAACTAATTCGTTTGACAATAATATATTAAAATTAAATCTTGCAAGAAAAGAGTACATTGCATTATCCGAAAAAAATTCAGTTGATATAATTGACTTTAAAGGAAATGTAAAAGAAAATTATAAGTATGGAAATGGAAATGAAAGCATTGCTTTGTCTCCTGATGGAAAATTAATGCTTCTTCATTCCTATTCTACTAAATCACAGTTATATAATTTAGAAAACAAAAAAAAACAGACACTTTGGGCACATCCAACTTTTCTTAAAAACTATAAAGAGAATTTTTATAATGATATCAACCATAATTTTGGGTTATCAACGTGTAAATTTACTCCTGGCGGAAAACACATTATTGGAGGTGCTGACCACGGAAAATATGTTGTTTGGGACACTAAAAAGTTTGAACGGAAAGAATTAATTCCAAACGAATCTTCACTTAAGATTTTCAATTGGTTTACTACAACCATTTCAAATGGAAACACAACTGAAAACTATTTCAAACCATATTCAGTTGAATACGAAAATCAAAATTTATTCATTAACAGAGGTTATGATATTTCAAAAATTTCCTTTTTGGAAAACGGCAAATATATAATAACTCAAGTAAGTGACTGTCTACTTGTTTGGAATAAAGATTTTGAAAATATAGGTCATGTTTATGGGATTGGTAGAGTTACATTTTCTGCAAACAACTTTTTAATTTATAAGAATAAGAATGAATTGGTAGTACACCGAAAAGTAAATAAATTTAACAATGATTTTGAAAGTAGTATTTTTAAAGAGTTTGAAAAGGAAAACTCGAATATAACTACACATAATATTGAAAAAGAAGATTTAGAAGTCAAACAGATTGAAGATAAAATTGCGGATATAAAAACGAAGGAAAAGAAAGGCTTTTTTGGAAGATTATTTAAGAAATAACTGCACCTAACAATGTATATAAAACATAGCTAGTTAATGCCAAAATAAAGATTCGTGCCTATTTGCAAGCACCGCCAAATTTACAAATTTGGCTTTAGTGAAAATTAAAAACAAAATTCGTAAATTTGGCTACGTTATAACCCGAAAATTAGTACATATTTATACGCTACGTTTCATATACTAACCGTTAGCTACAATTTGAGAAACGACAAACTTTTGATATTAGATTTAGATGGAGTTCTAATAACAAATCCATCTTGGAAAGCCGACCGAATTCACTCGGATGGATATTCTGAATTTAATGAATCTTGTGTTGAAAATCTAAACAGACTTCTCACTCTTGCGGAATTTGACATTTGGTTGAGCTCAAATCGTCGAACCGTGAAAACTCTGAATGAATTTAATCTGATTTTTAAAAATCGTGGAATAAAAAAAGAAATCGTTGGATTTTTACCAGAATACGCAGATTGCAGAAATCGAAAAGAGGAAATCCTAAAATTTATAACGGAATTTAAAGCGTCTGACTTTCTGATAATAGATGATGACAAATCACTAAACGGACTGGATAGCGGAATAAAAGAAAGTCTGATTTTGACTGAATTGACAAAAGGCTTAAATAGTGAAAAATTAAAAGAGGCTATTGAAAAAATATGAAACGAAATTGTCAAAAATGTTCTGATAGAGCATTTGAAGTTCCTGAATATACTCTTGAACAAAAAAAGATACTATCTGATTTAAAAGCAAATAAAAAACTCGGAGAATTAATCACAAAAATAGAATCACTACACAATATCAAAAGTATTGATGCTAAATTTAATTTTATGCATATCAACACAAAATACGGAAAATGTAATCGTTGCAAAGTTGATAACCTTAAAGGAGAATATGTGATTTGTCCGAAATGTAAAGCGCTAAATTTCAATTGGAACGTATAAAAACTGTAGCTAACAAGGTGTATAATTCATTGCAAGTTATAGCCAACTTACGAAAGTCCTCGCGGACTTTCTATCTGTGATTTATTTGCTAACTTTAGTGCTTAAACACGCAACGAAATCATACACAGAGACGTTAGCCACAAATTACCAGAAACTATGAAGAACAATGGAAAATCGTTAGAAAAAACTATCCGACTTATCCAAGAGACTTTAAAAGATTCTGAAAACACAAAAATTTTTAATAATTATAAAATCGAAAACGAAAGCGGTCAGAAGCGAGAAATTGACATATTAATCGTTTCCTCAATAAATGATTTTGAAATTAAGATTGCGATTGAATGTAAAGATTATAATAAAAAAGTTCCTGTTAAAGAAATTGAAGCATTCGAATCGAAATGTGATAGGATTAAACAAATTAATAAGAAAGTTTTTGTTAGTACAAACGGATATCAAGCTGACGCAATAAATTCAGCAAAATATTACGGAATTGAATTACATACCGCAAATAAACTCAAAAAAGAAGATATTCAAAGTTGGTTTCCAATAAAACAAATGGGACTTCAAATTGAGTCAAAATTTATCGCACCAACTCTATATTTAGATACTACACAGGAAATATTAGATACTATTTTAAAAGAGTTTAATGGAATTGTTTACAGAGAGAACATTAATGAACCTATTAAAATAGAAACGCTTTTAATTGAGGCTATTGAAAATAATAAAAGGGTAATTATGAACCTTGCTATTGTTGAATGGATAAAATTGGAAGAAACGGAAAAAGACGAATCTTTCCCTATACAATTCAAACTTGACTTTAATGATTATTATATAAAATCGACAGATATCGAAAAAATCAAACTTTTTGGATTAACATCAAGTGTATATGGAAAATTCGTGAAAAGAGATGCTACAATTTTAAGCGGGAGAATTGTTAAAGGTTCAAAAGAAAATGATATTACAAAATCTATAACAATAGACGTTGGAGGAAATATAAAAAGTGATATTATAATAGACAAAAATGAGGAATTAACATTTTTCGCAACAAATGAAAAAGGGGAATCTGAAAAATTGAAATCTTTATTAACTTACAATACGAAGACAAAAAAATTTAGCGGTAAATAATCAGTGGCTAACAACGTATATAATTTATTGCTAGTTCTAGCCTACTTACGAAAATCCTCGCGGATTTTCTATTCGGTTTTTATTTGCTAAATTACGTGCTAATCCACGCAACAAACCATATACAAAACCGTTGGCAAACATTATGAAAAAAATTTCGTTATTGATTTTAATTTTGAGTTTTATGAATTGTAATTCTGACAAAAAATCAGCGGAATTAAAAACTGATTCTTATAAACTGAACTCTAATTTAATTGGTATTTACGAATACAAAACATCTGAACAATCCGAAAATCATTATATAGTAATTGACACGCTGAATGGAAAATATAGCGGACTTTATTACGGAACGGAAGATAGTGGCGGACATGGCGTTTTCTTTTATGGAAACAAAATGGAAAAATTGAATATAGAAAAAAAGAGAATTAGCTTTGAAATTGGAACCAGAGAACTTTACGAAACTACACGAATGAGAATTGTAAAGCATAAAATAGATTTAGAGAAAGACTCTACAAATGGAATTTCAAAAGGTCAATTAAAATATAACGGAGAAATATCAAAAAACGGATTTAAATTAAATTGTGAATCTAAATATGAATATTGCTGGGAAAATGAACTGAATTTTAAAAAACTAACCGAAAAAAAATAACGATTTGCCAACAACGTGTATAATTAATGGCTAGTTCAAGCCTACTTACGAAAATCCTCGCGGATTTTCTATCTGTGATTTATTTGCTAAATTAGTTGCTTAAAACACGCCAAAAATCATACACAAAACCGTTACCTACAATAGCGTAACGCCATAAAAACTCACCATTCTTACGCAAAACTAAACGGCAAATCTGATCGCACTCAAACGGATAAAACTTTTGATTGAACAAACATTTTACACTTTCGATTTATCACTGTTGCGTTAATCTTTATGATTTCCGACCTGCCACTGTTACGGAATATTACGCCGATTTTTAGCACCTTTACACTTCGTTTTAAATAGCCATTTATTGCCCAGTTTAAAGTTTCGTTTTTTTCAGAATTTTAAGTCAGAAATATTGAAAAACTACTGTAGGTAACATGGTGTATAAAAAATGCTTATTTTAGTCCCTAATCAAGTGTAAATGTGCGTTTGCTACCTTCCGATTTTCCTGCGGAAAATCCTCGGACGCAAACTCGCCCATTTCATACACTTACCGTTGGCAACCATTGCTGTACCCCAAAATTTCTAAAAAAAGATCTCACTCTATTCTTCCGATTTATCACTGTTACGGAACATAACGCACTTCCGATTTACCACTGTTGCGCTCAATTCTGTCGCTTTAATAAAACTAAAAAATCGATTTTAAACTGCAGACTGGCTTCATACCCAATCCAACCGCCTGGTTTTTAAAAAATAAACGGTTGCCAACATAGTGTATAAAAAATGCTTACTTTAGTCCCTAATCAAGTGTAAATGTGCGTTTGCTACCTTCCGATTTTCCTGCGGAAAATCCTCGGACGCAAACTCGCCCATTTCATACACTTACCGTTCTACACAATTATGAAAAAAACATTCGTCAACCTTTTAATCTTAGTTCTATTTATATCCTGTAGTGGAGATGACCAAACTGAATATTCAGTTGATAGTGAAATAATTATAGAGGACTTGATTGAAGACAAAACTGAATTTCTTGAAAACTTAATTAACCAAAAAATTGACGACCCAAATAACACAAATAATGTCGATTTTACTACCCAATACGAAAACTATTACTTATTAGAATCAAGTTACTTGAGCGAATTAAACAGCTTGAAAAACAATTTAGAGAGCAATAAAAGTAATAAATTTCAAAATTTTGAGCTTGACAAAATCAATCAATCACAAATTAATGCATCTGCTAAAACCATAGTTGAAAGACTTGACCAGTCATTCTTTGAGGCATTTCTTTGGGAAAGTATATTTGATATTATTTTTGTCTTTTTTCTTGAATTGTTATTAGTGATAATTGTAGCAATTATTTTAATTGCGGTATTATTTAGCGGTAATATTAGAGAAAATTCTCGTTTTATTCCAGAAACAGAAGGTTGTGGTTGTTTTTCAATACCTATGATGCTATTTGTCGGTGCTATTCTCTTTGCCGTTTTTGTAAGACCAGCAGAAAGAATTGGGTTAGTTTCATCGTCAAGAGATAAGGAAGTCGAGAAAAAAATAGAAATTATCATTGAAAATGACTTAATGAAATTACAAACGGTAAAGGAATTTAATATCAAACTAATTGAAGAA
Above is a window of Bizionia sp. M204 DNA encoding:
- a CDS encoding restriction endonuclease — protein: MKNNGKSLEKTIRLIQETLKDSENTKIFNNYKIENESGQKREIDILIVSSINDFEIKIAIECKDYNKKVPVKEIEAFESKCDRIKQINKKVFVSTNGYQADAINSAKYYGIELHTANKLKKEDIQSWFPIKQMGLQIESKFIAPTLYLDTTQEILDTILKEFNGIVYRENINEPIKIETLLIEAIENNKRVIMNLAIVEWIKLEETEKDESFPIQFKLDFNDYYIKSTDIEKIKLFGLTSSVYGKFVKRDATILSGRIVKGSKENDITKSITIDVGGNIKSDIIIDKNEELTFFATNEKGESEKLKSLLTYNTKTKKFSGK
- a CDS encoding HAD domain-containing protein, producing MILDLDGVLITNPSWKADRIHSDGYSEFNESCVENLNRLLTLAEFDIWLSSNRRTVKTLNEFNLIFKNRGIKKEIVGFLPEYADCRNRKEEILKFITEFKASDFLIIDDDKSLNGLDSGIKESLILTELTKGLNSEKLKEAIEKI